The genomic DNA GTAAAATACACTAAGCCGTCAGATGCTCTTACTATTATTGAACTAACCGTTCCATAAACTGATCCGGCCATACTTTCATTAGATATAAAACACGACAAAACCAAAGTTAGACATAAAACGGAGATAATTCTCATTTTGCCTGCTCCTTTCACTAATGATTTCAAACAAGTAATATGGCTACCCAAGTATCATGTGGAATCAAAATACGGGTCAAGTCTCCAAAACTCCGTGAGAGGTGGCCCCATCTTTTAGGACAGGTTGGCGGCCGGAATAAGGTGGATTGCCGTTGTCGTTATGCCGCCTCTTCCAGCCTGACCGTAAAGATCCCCTAAAAGGAGAAATACCTTACATTGGCTTCGGACCAAGGCGCGAAAGAGATGCAGTTTGCTGGCAATTGATCTCCATCGAAGTACATATCGGGTATAGGGGCGCCAGATGTTTTTGCTGCGAGCAAGGTGGCATAGATCGCCTTACAGGCTGCAGGGGAAGTGCTCCCCGCAAGAGAACCTGGGACCACCCAATCAGCATCAGTGCTGCAGATGTATACAGGCGTGTTCATACTGCTCAATCGAAGCAGCAATTTGCCTGGTTGGTGATAGGCAAGCGTCTGGACCGTTCCGCCGCAAACCACAGCTTCGGCGTAGGAGGCAGGCACTGCTAGCAGAACAACTAGTAACAACAAGGTTCCTGTTAAATTTCTCATTTTCACTCCTCCTGGTAGAATCTACCTTGTAACTTGCTTACCTGCGGTTTCAATCACCTGTATCTTGGTCCGACCCGCCGCTCGCCGGCTTCAGTTATCGAACAGTGATATAACCGATGTGACAGTATCCACTGCCATCCGTATTTACATTGACTCCCACTGTTAAATTAGAAATTTTAGCGGCCAGCAGAGCAGCAACATATGCTTTGTAATTGCTATCAGTGTCAAGTAGATAAGCCCAGTATTGCCCGTTGCAAATTACAGGGTTTCCCTCAAGCTGAATTCTAAAACCATAATTATGACCGCTTGTTACATCTACAACCCCTATCCTTCCGCTCACAGCTCCATCCCATGCAAAAGTAACAGACGAAGTACATACAAAACTCAAAAAAATACTTATGAATACCAAAGCATAATTTATTATCTTCTTGTGTTCTACACTTTTGAAAATAAAATTAGTGTGGACGGCAATATTTTTCATAATCTTCCTCCAGATAATAAACCTACAACTGGATGTCGTCATCTGTGAATATGGATTTGAATCTCCCTTGGAACAGATGCCCGCACCGCTTTCTCTGGATGTTCGTGTAGGTGGTATAGGAACTGTTTCTCTGATGCAAGCGGAAGGAGAGGGGTCAGCCCTCGACAAGAGACACCTTCCTGCTCAATCGCCTCTATCTCTCTTCTTAAAGGTCGTTCTCCGGAAACTCTTTTGGATAACCCTTTGGGTACAACTTCACTGCCACCGCATGAGTTATGCTGCCCCAACTGCTCACAGATCTGCCGGTTGTGGCTGTTGTGTATGTCCCATGTCCAAGGCTTACCCCTTTGCTACTCCCTTCTTAGAGGCTTGTTTTTGAAGGTCAAAAGAGGCTTTAAGGCTTGTAAACGGGTTAATCCTATATGTTTAACAGAAAAATTTCAGACACTTGTCTTGGTCCGACCCGCCGCTCGCGGCTTCTTCCCCCCCCTCCAAACACCTCCACACCTGGCGCGGCCTCAAGCCTGAGCCAAGAATGTCATTCTATTTTCTCCACAACGGCAACTTTTGAAGTATCTCACCAGTGAATGCATTTATTTCGTATGCCCATATAGTTTGTCCTGTCCACACTACATAGGGTGGATCAGCAATAACTAGCTTGTTTAAGGTGACCTCCTCGATATCTACTGGCACATTTTGTTGTTTATGATCCTTCTCAATAATTTGTTTGACATCATCTTCAGAAAGAGTGGTCTTCTTGGTAGCTTCGTAGGCCTCAGGTGGGACTGAGATTATCTCGGCCTTAACGCTGGTAACGTTATCTTGAGGGCCTATCGTAATTTGAATAGCGTTTCCTAGCGACAACCCATTAATGAAACGGTCAAAAATTAAGGTTACATATGTTCCGTTGCCCCCTTCGGCTGAGAATATCTTACTTTCTCGCATTTCAGTCGGTTTGGATATACCTAGCAATTCAGCCTCATCTTCCATAAAAGCCTTGGCAACGGCTCGTGCTCTGAGATGTCTGTCAGGCTCTTTTGCCAGATCGATAGCTATCTGCTTCTTCGGCACCATAGCCCCGCTGAGCCATACATTCCCAGAAAGCCCATGTTTAGTTTTCTTAACGTCAGACTCGGCGTACTTCACACTTGAATACTTACCTTTAACATGATCCTTGAACTTCTGAGGTGACTCATGTGGGTTATTCTTTTCTGTTGAGGAAGGCGCTCCCTTGTTGTCAACAGCATCTGCCGCAGGATCTCGAGATAAATCGGCACTCATGGCCATGGTAGCCTGCAGAAATGCACATGCCACCACACATATGATTCTCCTAATGTTCAAATTACTAGTCATTCTCTTCATACTCTTCTCCACTTGCTAATGTATGTACCGGATCCATGAAAACCCTAGAATAGCAATATCCCAGACATAAGTGCCGGAAGCGTAAGCCTGAACCACAGGGCCTGTGGCGTTGTAGTACTAGTTACGCCGACAGCTGCCCAAGCTTTATTGACCTGTTCAGCCTCAGTAGATCCTGGGTATAAATCCTCAGCGGCAATAATCATACCCTGTCTTGCTTCCCTGAAGGTAAAATCTGATCTTGGCGTAGATCGCTTCCATTTTTCTCGGCTTGACTTATATACAATTTGGATAGCTTTATCGATACCAATAGGTTGTACACCTTCTCCGCCCTCAGAAAGTATGTAGAACATTTTATTGAAGACGCCGGCATTTATGTAGGTACCGCATTCATTATTATCAGGTGTTGGAGTGCAAACGGATCCTGGCATTGTATAGCTCCAATTTTTTCCACCATAAAATGCAGCCTGAGGGGGCGATGAGTTTAACGGGTTTACAAAGTCATGTTTTGCTTGGCCCTGCCCAAAATCAAGCATCCAACTTCCGCCCCCTTGGGAACGCTGCTTCACAAAAATAGCCATACAATCAGCAAATGCTTCCTCCAAAGCCGCACCTTCCCCAAACGTTCCGATAGGCTGGTTATAACCTCGAATGAGTGATGCCCTGCTACTAACCGCATGAGCCCATTCATGCGCAACAACGTCTATGTTTGGAGGTGGTAATCCAACGCAGTACCTGACAGTCGAATCGGACGTCTGACTAGAATTATACCAAGAATAATAGGCCCTATTAGAGCATGGACTCCCATCTGCGTATTTTGTTTCTTCAACGATGTTTATCATGCTACGACCATCACCAGCAGGTGAAGGAAGGAGGAATGTTTTTAAGATATGTGCGTATACAATAGATGAATTTACATGTGCATCAATCGCTGATAGGTGTGTAGGATCATTCCATACATTATCTGAATCTTGCATTGGACCTGCGATGCCATATGCTTCGGTTGTGATAGAGGCAGTATCCTGCATTTCACCTCCCTCACCAATGACATTTTTAATGCCGCTTAATTTTTTACGCGTTGTTATATCTTTAAGCAAATAGTTTTTAGAACCAAAATCATAACAAGTATTAAATAATCTGTTGGATAAAACTATCTCTGGAAAACATTCCATTGAAGGACCATTAAAGAATTTACGTGTCTCTGAAAAAGGACCAATACTGTTACTATTGTAAGCTTGAACGCGCCAATGAAATACACCTAACTGGCCACTTAAGGGAGCGTCGGTTTGTAACCATGGCCATCCCAAATATGATGTCTTTATATAATACGTATTCCAATCAAAATTAGAGCGAGGAGATATTTCCAGCTTAAATCTTTCAGCACCCGGTACTGTTCCCCAAGTTAGATTAACATAGCTACCAGAAGTTGTTCCTGTAAAGAATCGATTGGGAGTGGTCAGTGGCGGAGCTGCAGTAACTGGCGGTACGGTTGGGGCAGGTGGATCAACAACTGGTGGTGGCGGATCATAGGTTATAGTGATAGTCCATTCATAAAAATAGCCCTCATGCCCATGGTACGCTGGGTTACAATTGGCATTGGGACAACCGTTACTTGATATCGCCATCGTAATTGACCAGCTATCATTTGGATTAGCATTTTCAAAATATTTACTGTCATTGTATGTATAATTCGGTGTGACGTATGCTGGTGTCCAATCATCCATGATCTCAATTGGCTGAACATCGGCTTTACTTTTCGACAAAGTTACTTTCAAACGATCATATGGACAGTGATGATAAGCGTAGACTACTTTCACATTTGTTATTTTAGCACCACTAGGTATGCCACTTACTGTTACAGTTGAGGTATGACTGCCAGGATTGTCAATATACACCGGTGTATTGAAGTATCCGCCCGTTTTTGATATAAAGTCCGCAACAGCAAGGGAATAGCTCATCAAGCAAAACACAATAACCAAGAATGGGATGTGTACCTTCCGAAAAACCTGCATACTCTTCCTCCTACACCCGCACAGCATAAAATGTTGTAAAAGACGCCCTGTGAAGAAGTGCTGGGGTCAGCCCTCGACAAGAGCCACCTTCCTGCTCAATCTCTCTATCTCCTCTTCTCAACAGGGCATTCTCCGCCGACTCGTTTCAGATTATCTGATGCTCTTCGCTGCCGCCTGAAAGCTCATATTTACTATATATGCATACCTCTCGGGTTGTGGCGGTTGTGGGTGTCTCATGCCTAGGACGGACCCCTTCTGTCCTAGTGTCCTAGAAGTATGCGGTGGTTTTATATCTGACATTTTTACCAGTCAATAAGGATACGCAAATAAGCAATAGTTAAGTTGTGTGCTTTCATATACTTACTCGCACTCTCTATCGCAGGCATTTTTTCAAGCATTCGCACTAGGTTACTCCTCCTCCTTGAAATGAAATATCTGCCACTGGCTGAGACATTTTTATGCAAGCCGCCGCAAAACTTGTCGCGATTTGGGTATTTTGATTGAGTAAAATATCTTTACCTTTCTCACACAACGGTTCAAAAGTCCTTCGACACCTGCTATATTCCCCCCATGGGAAAAACCAAAAATACCGAACAAGCCGGAAAGACGAGCGAGACAACCCGGCGCCACGCCATGCGCCGCCTCACGGCGGGAACAAGCCCCAGCCTTGTCGCCAAGGTTTATGGCGTCCATCGTTCGACCGTCTACAACTGGATCAAAAGGTATAAGGCTGGGGAGCTGGAAGGACTGAAAGACCGGCCTATCACCGGACGGCCGAGAAAGCTGGGGATTTCAGATGAAATGGCGGTATTCCGAGCGATAACCAGAAAGGACCCCCTACACTACAACCTGGAGGCGGCCCTCTGGACCGTTGACACGGTCCGCGACTGTATCCGGCAGAAGTTTTCGATCGAGGTGAGCAAGGTCTTAGTAGGACGGCTATTCAAAAAGCTGGGGTTGTCAGCGCCGGCGCCCCTGAAACGAATCTACCGGCTGAACCCGCGGCGGATCGAGCGGTGGCAGAGTGAGGAGTTTCCGACAATCGTGAAACTGGCCAGGCAAGAGAAGGCAACGGTCTATTTCACGTATGTAACGGAGGTAAAGTCGGACTGGCTGCGTGAGAATGAGTCGAGACCTCATCAAGGTCTCCTGATGATGTCGGCTATTACCGGCAAGGGCAGCATCCGGTTCCTCCTTTTAAAAGGAAAAAAACCCACATCGGACCGGTTCCTCAAATTCCTCGAGCGGCTGATACATGGCGCGAATAGGCCTATGTGGCTGATCGTGGACGGACATGAATATCAGCGTTCGCACCACGTCCTCAATTTCGTGGCGTCAACCCGTGGGCGCCTCAAGCTGATCTTCCTGCCGCTCTACAGGCCCGGGTACGACTAGGAAAGCTCCTGAAAATCTCCCTCTCTACGCTCCGGCTACCCCCAGCCACTGCGCATCGACAGAGCTGCCTTTTCACGCTCGCCGAGCCCGGCCACCCGCTCCCGGCTTCTGCTCCTCTCCAAACCTGCTACAATTTTCTCAGAACTGGACAAACTACGGCTGCACTTAGGGGCAGACAGTTTAAGCGATGTATTGGTTCAACGACGAGTGAAAAACGGGAGCCGGAAAGGAGGGTGCTGTGTCCGATTTCGAAAAAGAACAATTTCCCTTCCCCACGTCAATTCCCGCCGAGGATGGCATCATTCAGGGGCCGGAGCAGCGGCGAGTCGAAGGGGTGCTCCTTGATCTGGCGGATTCGCTTTCGAGCCGGCTCGGCATCTCACGCCGCCGGTTTCTCTCCACCGCCTCGGGAATGGCGGCGGCATTTCTCGCCATGAACGCCGTGCACGGTTCGCTCTTTTCCGTCGATCCCGCGGAAGCGGCCGACCCCAAGGCAGCGGCAGAGAGGCTTCGAACCTTGCACAACCAGTTCATCTTCGACGTTCAGACCCACTTCGTCAGCGACCGTTATACCGGCACCGGGCTTCTCGGACTTCGGGAACTTGCAAAGGAGTGGAATCCGGAGATCAAGGGGAGGCAGACACTCGAGAGCATCCGTTACGAAAACTACGTGAGAGAGGTCTTCCGGAAAAGCGACACAAGCGTGGCTCTCCTCTCCAGTGCTCCGGCCGACAATCCTGCATCCTGGTTCCTCCACAACCCTGAAATAATGGCCGCCCGTGAAAAGATCAATGCGGCGGCGGGTTCGCGGAGATTGCTGGCCCATGCGATCTTCACCCCCGGTCAGCCGGGATGGCTCGAGAAGCTGGACGAGGCAGCGGCGATGAAACCGGACAGCTGGAAGGGCTACACCCTCGGCTCTCCGTCAGGATCGAAATGGCCGTGGCGGCTGGACGACGAGGATCTCGTTTATCCGGCATATGACAAAATGCTGAAGGCGCAGATCCCCATTGTCTGCATACACAAGGGACTTCTTCCGAGCAGGCTGCGAAAGACGGGGACTCAGTGGCAATATGCGGGGCCGGGCGACATAGGCGGGGCGGCGAAAGCGTGGCCGCAGCTGACCTTCGTAATCTACCATTCCGCCATCCGATCGGGTTCTCCCCCGACCAGGAAGGAAGCGGCGCGGTTCGAAAAAACCGGCTACATCCCATGGGTATCGGAGCTGGCAAAAATTCCGGGGAAATGGGGCGTGACGAATCTTTACGCAGAATTGGGTTCGGTTTTCGCGGTCACCGCCATAAGCAATCCACGATACTGTGCAGGCATCCTCGGAACGTTGATCAAGGGATTCGGCCACGAGCGCGTTCTCTGGGGAACCGATTCGGTCTGGTACGGCTCCCCCCAGTGGCAGATCGAGGCACTGAGGCGGCTGGAAATTCCTGAAGATCTGCGCCGCAGGTTCGGCTTTCGGGAACTGGGACCGGCGGACGGGCCGGTGAAGAGGGCGATACTGGGAGGGAATGCCGCGCGTCTGTACGGCATCAAGGCGGAAACGGCATCGTACGGCCATGACAGGATCGCCGCATGGAAGCATCGAGAAGAAGGAGCCGCAGAAGCCCGAATGGCAGGTTACTAGCGCACGCGCGAACTCAGCTTCCTCGCCTTTAAGCGTCTCTCCCCTCGCCGCAGCCGAGTGAGTAAGCTCACTCGCGAAGAAGGCGGCACCCTGAGCGCAGCGAATTGTGCCGCCGCGCGAGAGACCGACGGAGCGAGGGACCCCCCCGAAGGGGGCAAGGCGTTGGGGTGCCCTTTTCTTTGCTTCCGTTTCTTTTGGGCAAGCAAAAGAAATGAAGTGGGGGCAAGGGGGCAACGCCCCCTCAGGCGGGTGATTACCACTAAGACACTAAGGGCACTAAGGAAAAACGTCGAATATCCTTGATATTCCTCGATGTTGCCGAGATCGTATACAGCATTAACCATAAACTTCAGCAGCTCCCCCACTGATCTCTGCCGTATTCAATACGCCACCACATAATCCGCATCCCCCCGCTTCAGATTCCTCATCGCCTCAGGCGACAGCATCGGAAGCACCACCTTGTACGGCATCGTCGTCAGCTGGGACACCTCCTCGGGGACCCCCCGCTTCATTGCGTGTCCCACACCGGTTACCACCACCATCACCCGCTCGGGGTTCTTCGTGAGATACTCCACCGCGAGCCACGCCATGGTCTGGTTGCGCACCGACTGCGCCTCACAGAAGTGTTCGAAGGAAGAGCCTCCCATGCCGTGTCCAAAATACATGTCGCGGACGAATTTCATGTAGGGAGTATCGATGCGGCAGGTAATACCCGGAGGGAGCAGCGACTTCTCTGCTTCGGTAAGGGAAGCGAAACCGCTGCGATAAACCTTCCGGGCTATCTCCTGGGGCACGTTGAGCCCTCTCATCGGTATTCCATGATTACGGGCATAGAGGAATATTGTGTCGTACTGCTCCCAGGAAATGGTCCAGTTCTGACGGTACACCTGCATGAAATCCAGTAGATCGATTTCTCGGGCTACCCACGCGTTGAGGGCCTGCTGGCTGGGCCAGCTGAACATCTCGATCCCTATTGCTACCTGCTTGCCCGCTGCCCGAAGGGCCTTGATCACCTCCAGCTGCAAGGCATGGTGAGTGCGGTCGTCGTGGAGTTCGCCGACGAATATGAGACGGTCGTTCTTAAGCTCACCGATCATCTCCTGGAACGAGACCAGCCGTCCGTCGGCCATGCGCCTGATCCCCCCAGTATCGAGCAGGGGAAACGAAGCGCACGAAGCAAGAACCACCAGCATCAACAGGCAGCACGAAACCTTCAGGATCGAGATCATCGGATTCATTCGGCTTCCGTCAGCTTGCCGCCGGGCAAAACCCGGAACAGGTGGCCGCGCCACCTGACCCGGCTGCCGAGGAACGAGAGCGCCCATGTGCCGAAGGAAAGGAGGTCGCGAAGCGGCAGGAGCCACAGATAACGGGGAAGAAGGCCGTCCCGGACGAAGCGGCGGCTATAGACGAGAGAGACGATGGAACGGACGAAATAAAGAAGTATGACGGCACCCCAGGCGGTCGCCGATCCATATTCAAGCAAAAGTGCCAGAAGAGCCGCCGGCGCAGGCTGGGTGATGCCGGACGCGAAGTAGCCGCCGGGGCGGCTCACCCGCATGGTGCGCGCCCAGCGAAGCTGCCGGGAGAGGACCGAGTCCAGCGACTCCCGGTGCATGATGCTTTCCACCCAGTAATCGGAGAGCTCCAGCCG from Geobacter sp. DSM 9736 includes the following:
- a CDS encoding M4 family metallopeptidase — protein: MQVFRKVHIPFLVIVFCLMSYSLAVADFISKTGGYFNTPVYIDNPGSHTSTVTVSGIPSGAKITNVKVVYAYHHCPYDRLKVTLSKSKADVQPIEIMDDWTPAYVTPNYTYNDSKYFENANPNDSWSITMAISSNGCPNANCNPAYHGHEGYFYEWTITITYDPPPPVVDPPAPTVPPVTAAPPLTTPNRFFTGTTSGSYVNLTWGTVPGAERFKLEISPRSNFDWNTYYIKTSYLGWPWLQTDAPLSGQLGVFHWRVQAYNSNSIGPFSETRKFFNGPSMECFPEIVLSNRLFNTCYDFGSKNYLLKDITTRKKLSGIKNVIGEGGEMQDTASITTEAYGIAGPMQDSDNVWNDPTHLSAIDAHVNSSIVYAHILKTFLLPSPAGDGRSMINIVEETKYADGSPCSNRAYYSWYNSSQTSDSTVRYCVGLPPPNIDVVAHEWAHAVSSRASLIRGYNQPIGTFGEGAALEEAFADCMAIFVKQRSQGGGSWMLDFGQGQAKHDFVNPLNSSPPQAAFYGGKNWSYTMPGSVCTPTPDNNECGTYINAGVFNKMFYILSEGGEGVQPIGIDKAIQIVYKSSREKWKRSTPRSDFTFREARQGMIIAAEDLYPGSTEAEQVNKAWAAVGVTSTTTPQALWFRLTLPALMSGILLF
- a CDS encoding IS630 family transposase; amino-acid sequence: MGKTKNTEQAGKTSETTRRHAMRRLTAGTSPSLVAKVYGVHRSTVYNWIKRYKAGELEGLKDRPITGRPRKLGISDEMAVFRAITRKDPLHYNLEAALWTVDTVRDCIRQKFSIEVSKVLVGRLFKKLGLSAPAPLKRIYRLNPRRIERWQSEEFPTIVKLARQEKATVYFTYVTEVKSDWLRENESRPHQGLLMMSAITGKGSIRFLLLKGKKPTSDRFLKFLERLIHGANRPMWLIVDGHEYQRSHHVLNFVASTRGRLKLIFLPLYRPGYD
- a CDS encoding amidohydrolase family protein, which encodes MSDFEKEQFPFPTSIPAEDGIIQGPEQRRVEGVLLDLADSLSSRLGISRRRFLSTASGMAAAFLAMNAVHGSLFSVDPAEAADPKAAAERLRTLHNQFIFDVQTHFVSDRYTGTGLLGLRELAKEWNPEIKGRQTLESIRYENYVREVFRKSDTSVALLSSAPADNPASWFLHNPEIMAAREKINAAAGSRRLLAHAIFTPGQPGWLEKLDEAAAMKPDSWKGYTLGSPSGSKWPWRLDDEDLVYPAYDKMLKAQIPIVCIHKGLLPSRLRKTGTQWQYAGPGDIGGAAKAWPQLTFVIYHSAIRSGSPPTRKEAARFEKTGYIPWVSELAKIPGKWGVTNLYAELGSVFAVTAISNPRYCAGILGTLIKGFGHERVLWGTDSVWYGSPQWQIEALRRLEIPEDLRRRFGFRELGPADGPVKRAILGGNAARLYGIKAETASYGHDRIAAWKHREEGAAEARMAGY
- a CDS encoding ChaN family lipoprotein; the encoded protein is MNPMISILKVSCCLLMLVVLASCASFPLLDTGGIRRMADGRLVSFQEMIGELKNDRLIFVGELHDDRTHHALQLEVIKALRAAGKQVAIGIEMFSWPSQQALNAWVAREIDLLDFMQVYRQNWTISWEQYDTIFLYARNHGIPMRGLNVPQEIARKVYRSGFASLTEAEKSLLPPGITCRIDTPYMKFVRDMYFGHGMGGSSFEHFCEAQSVRNQTMAWLAVEYLTKNPERVMVVVTGVGHAMKRGVPEEVSQLTTMPYKVVLPMLSPEAMRNLKRGDADYVVAY